The genomic DNA ATGCCTGAGCACCCAGGCCAGGGCCATCTGGGCCAGGGTCTGACCGCGGGCCTTCGCAAATTCGTTCAACTGGAAAATCTGCTCCAGACGGGTCTCACTGATGTGCTCCGGGCGCAGGAAGTGGGCACGTGCAGCCCGGGAATCCCCGGGGATGCCCTTCAGGTACTTGTCGGTCAGCATGCCCTGGGCCAGTGGAGAGAACACAATGCTGCCAATGCCTTCATCCCTGAGGGCCTCCAGAAGCTCCGCCTCGATCCAGCGGTTGAACATGCTGTACGAAGGCTGGTGGATCACAAAGGGTGTCCCCAGGCTCTTGAGGATGTGCGAAGCCTGACGGGTCTGCTCGGCGTTGTAATTGGAAATCCCCACGTACAGGGCACGTCCGCTGCGCACAATGTGGTCCAGCGCACGCATCGTCTCATCGAGGGGGGTTTCCGGGTCCGGGCGGTGGTGGTAGAAAATGTCCACGTAATCCAGGCCCATGCGCTTCAGGCTCTGGTCCAGGCTGGCAATCAGGTATTTTCTGGAGCCAAAGTTGCCATAAGGCCCTTCCCACATGTCATAGCCCGCCTTGGTGGAGATGATCAGCTCATCCCGGTAAGGCAGAAAATCACTTTTCAGGATGCGCCCGAAGTTTTCCTCTGCACTGCCCGGAGGAGGACCATAGTTGTTGGCAAGGTCAAAGTGGGTGATGCCCAGATCAAAACTGGTGCGCAGGATCTGGCGGCCATTCTCGAAACGGTCAATGCCCCCGAAGTTGTGCCACAGGCCCAGCGAGATGCGGGGAAGCTTCAGGCCGCTTCTGCCCAGCCTTGCATACTGCATGCTGTCATAACGGTCTGCTGCCGCAAGGTAATGGTCTTTTTTGTTCATGCGACGAGCTTAACAGGACCCCATCTGCAAACGAACTAGGCCAATTGGCATACGTATAGATGACCTGAGATTGCACGTGTGATTCGCAGAAACCTGCAAGCACTTCAAAGAGAAACGACCAGACTCAAGCCTGATCGTTTCTGAAACATCACTTTAAGGACGTTCTTTAGCGCTTGGAACCCGAGTCGCTTCCCTGGGATGAATTGCTTCCGCCCTGAGAGCCGGATTGACCGGACTGATTGCCACTCATGCCCTGCTGTCCGCTCTGGCCCTGCTGGTTTCCAGACATGCCGGATTGCTGATTGGATTGTTGACCACCCTGCTGACCGGATTGCTGACCGCTCTGGCCCTGGGAGTGGCTCAGTTGATGGCGGTCGTCATTCTGGTTGCCAGACATGCCGCTCTGCTGGCCACTTTGCTGACCGCCCTGAGAGCTGGACTGGCCGGACTGGTTGCCACTCATGCCTTGCTGTCCGCTCTGGCCTTGCTGGTTTCCAGACATGCCACTTTGTTGACCGCTTTGTTGACCACTTTGCTGGCCGGATTGGTTTCCAGACATGCCTTGCTGACCGCTCTGACCGGATTGCTGGCCGCTCATGCTCTGTTGATCACTCTGTTGACCGCTCTGTTTGTCCTGCTGGTTGTTGTTGTTTTTGTTGTTCTGGTCGCTCATGTGGTTCTCCTTCATCAGACGAGAGGGCCTTTGAAGCACGCCCACTGAACCTTAAAGCTACTGCACATTCACATGTACAAGGCTTCACTTTCAGGAAGCACACTTCACTTCAAATGGTTTCCATACAAATTCGATTCGACTTTGACCACCATCAATCATCACGTCAATGGGAGGAACGCTTTTTGGTTGTGGTGGTCAACAACCTGAT from Deinococcus cellulosilyticus NBRC 106333 = KACC 11606 includes the following:
- the mgrA gene encoding L-glyceraldehyde 3-phosphate reductase, with product MNKKDHYLAAADRYDSMQYARLGRSGLKLPRISLGLWHNFGGIDRFENGRQILRTSFDLGITHFDLANNYGPPPGSAEENFGRILKSDFLPYRDELIISTKAGYDMWEGPYGNFGSRKYLIASLDQSLKRMGLDYVDIFYHHRPDPETPLDETMRALDHIVRSGRALYVGISNYNAEQTRQASHILKSLGTPFVIHQPSYSMFNRWIEAELLEALRDEGIGSIVFSPLAQGMLTDKYLKGIPGDSRAARAHFLRPEHISETRLEQIFQLNEFAKARGQTLAQMALAWVLRHAEVTSALIGASRPEQVVDAVGALSNLAFTQEELQAIEGILQAEQK